From a single Vibrio toranzoniae genomic region:
- the glnD gene encoding bifunctional uridylyltransferase/uridylyl-removing protein GlnD, with translation MPYQCPLTFNDEQIEICELKNQLEIFTQFQKNEFLNHHPVTDLVFLRSEYMDLLLNRLWEHFGFNKLPHISLVAVGGYGRGELHPLSDIDILVVSQKTLPNAFGEKVSQFITLLWDLKLEVGHAVRTVSECIEIGIDDLTVATNLQESRLLCGSEDTFQELKLKIHSDSFWPSENFYKAKIQEQRERHARYHDTTYNLEPDIKSTPGGLRDIHTLSWVARRHFGATSLLEMSKYGFLTDAEYRELVECQDFLWRIRFALHIELRRYDNRLTFAHQAQVAEHLGYTGEGNRGVEMMMKEFYRTLRRVAELNKMLLKLFDQAIINGGETQEAEILDNDFQRRGTLIEARKPALFQARPETILDMFIHIANDSSIEGVSPPTLRQLRTARRRLNRFLHTIPVAREKFMSLVRHPNALHKAFSLMHNLGVLSAYLPQWSQIVGQMQFDLFHAYTVDEHSIRLLKHINRFSQIENHDKHPICCEVYPRVQKKELLILAAIFHDIGKGRGGDHSEIGAVEAYSFCIEHGLSKPEAKLVSWLVQNHLLMSVTAQRRDIQDPDVITEFAKKVRDEESLELLVCLTVADICATNPDLWNSWKRTLLAELFHSTQRALRRGLENPVDVRDRIRHNQQMASALLRKEGFTAREIEVLWQRFKADYFLRHTHNQIAWHCEHLLRLEDPSQPLVLISEKATRGGTEVFVYCKDQAALFATVVAELDRRNFNVHDAQVMLSKDGHVLDTFVVLDQHGEAIDEARHKAVAKHLTHVLSDGRPTKIKTRRTPRNLQHFKVKTRVEFLPTKSKKHSLMELKALDTPGLLAQVGATFAELDINLHGAKITTIGERAEDLFILTSEAGGRLSEEQEQALRERLTEHVSELAP, from the coding sequence ATGCCTTATCAATGCCCTCTTACGTTCAATGACGAACAAATTGAAATCTGCGAATTGAAAAATCAGCTCGAAATTTTCACACAGTTTCAAAAAAATGAATTTCTAAATCATCACCCAGTCACCGACTTGGTATTCTTACGATCCGAGTACATGGACTTGCTCCTTAATCGATTGTGGGAACATTTCGGATTCAATAAACTCCCACATATATCACTCGTAGCGGTAGGTGGTTATGGCCGTGGTGAACTACACCCTTTATCCGACATTGATATCTTAGTCGTCTCGCAAAAGACACTACCAAATGCATTTGGTGAAAAAGTCAGTCAATTCATCACCCTACTTTGGGATTTGAAACTCGAAGTCGGCCATGCAGTACGAACAGTTTCAGAGTGTATCGAGATTGGTATCGACGATTTAACGGTTGCAACCAATCTACAAGAGTCGCGTTTACTGTGTGGCAGTGAAGACACTTTTCAAGAACTGAAATTGAAGATTCATTCCGATTCTTTTTGGCCAAGTGAGAACTTTTATAAAGCCAAGATTCAAGAACAAAGAGAACGCCATGCTCGCTACCATGACACCACTTACAATCTAGAACCTGATATTAAATCGACCCCTGGAGGCTTGAGAGATATCCATACGCTAAGCTGGGTTGCACGTCGACACTTTGGTGCAACTTCTTTATTAGAGATGAGTAAGTATGGCTTTCTTACCGATGCCGAATATCGTGAGTTAGTCGAGTGCCAAGATTTCTTGTGGCGCATTCGCTTTGCACTTCATATTGAATTACGCCGTTACGACAATCGCCTCACGTTTGCACATCAAGCCCAAGTCGCTGAACATCTAGGTTATACCGGTGAAGGAAACCGTGGTGTCGAGATGATGATGAAAGAGTTCTATCGAACCCTTCGTCGCGTAGCAGAGCTCAACAAGATGCTGCTTAAACTGTTCGACCAGGCAATAATCAATGGCGGTGAAACACAAGAAGCTGAGATTCTCGATAATGATTTCCAACGTCGAGGGACATTGATCGAAGCGCGCAAGCCCGCCCTATTCCAGGCTCGACCGGAAACGATTCTCGATATGTTCATCCATATCGCGAACGACTCTTCCATCGAAGGGGTTAGCCCACCGACATTACGACAGCTACGTACTGCACGCCGTCGACTCAACCGTTTCTTGCACACCATTCCTGTAGCACGTGAAAAGTTCATGTCGTTGGTTCGCCACCCTAACGCACTGCATAAAGCATTTAGTCTGATGCATAATTTAGGGGTGCTCTCGGCATACTTACCGCAGTGGAGCCAAATCGTTGGTCAAATGCAGTTTGACCTTTTCCATGCTTACACCGTTGATGAACACAGTATTCGTCTTCTCAAGCACATCAACCGTTTCAGCCAAATTGAGAACCATGACAAACATCCTATTTGCTGCGAAGTGTATCCACGCGTTCAGAAGAAAGAGTTACTCATTCTTGCGGCTATCTTCCATGATATAGGTAAAGGGCGTGGCGGAGATCACTCAGAGATTGGTGCCGTCGAGGCTTACTCTTTCTGTATTGAGCATGGATTATCTAAACCAGAAGCCAAGCTAGTATCGTGGTTAGTACAAAACCACCTATTGATGTCTGTCACCGCTCAACGTCGTGATATTCAAGATCCTGACGTGATCACAGAGTTCGCTAAAAAAGTGCGCGATGAAGAGTCCTTAGAGCTGTTGGTTTGTCTAACCGTCGCCGACATTTGTGCAACGAATCCAGATCTATGGAACAGTTGGAAACGCACTTTATTGGCTGAATTATTTCATTCAACACAAAGAGCACTACGCCGTGGTCTAGAAAACCCGGTCGATGTCAGAGACCGTATTCGTCACAATCAACAAATGGCTTCCGCATTGCTGCGTAAAGAGGGCTTCACCGCTCGTGAAATTGAAGTACTTTGGCAGCGTTTCAAAGCCGACTACTTCTTACGTCATACGCACAATCAAATCGCTTGGCACTGTGAACACCTACTTCGCCTCGAAGACCCAAGCCAACCCTTGGTGCTGATCAGCGAAAAAGCGACTCGTGGTGGTACTGAGGTGTTCGTTTACTGTAAAGACCAAGCAGCACTTTTTGCAACTGTGGTTGCAGAACTCGATAGACGCAACTTTAATGTTCACGACGCTCAAGTCATGCTCAGCAAAGATGGTCACGTTTTGGATACCTTCGTTGTGTTAGATCAGCATGGTGAGGCCATTGATGAAGCAAGGCATAAAGCGGTCGCCAAACACTTAACCCATGTTCTATCAGATGGGCGTCCTACTAAGATAAAAACACGTCGTACACCACGTAACTTGCAGCATTTTAAGGTAAAAACTCGAGTTGAGTTCCTACCAACCAAAAGTAAAAAACATTCCTTGATGGAACTGAAAGCATTAGACACTCCAGGATTATTGGCTCAAGTAGGTGCGACCTTTGCGGAACTAGATATCAATTTGCACGGAGCGAAAATCACCACTATAGGTGAACGAGCAGAAGATTTGTTTATTCTAACCAGTGAAGCGGGAGGCAGGCTTTCAGAAGAACAAGAGCAAGCGCTAAGAGAAAGATTAACGGAACATGTTTCTGAACTCGCACCTTAG
- the pyrH gene encoding UMP kinase: MTTNPKPAYQRILLKLSGEALQGEEGFGIDPTILDRMAQEVKELVELGVQVGVVIGGGNLFRGAGLAEAGMNRVVGDHMGMLATVMNGLAMRDALHRAYVNARVMSAIPLKGVCDDYNWADAISQLRQGRVVIFSAGTGNPFFTTDSAACLRGIEIEADVVLKATKVDGVFTADPVANPEAELYDTLSYNTVLDKELKVMDLAAFTLARDHKMPIRVFNMNKPGALRRVVMGETEGTLISDAD, from the coding sequence ATGACTACGAACCCTAAACCAGCGTATCAACGTATTCTGTTAAAACTTAGCGGTGAAGCACTACAAGGCGAAGAAGGTTTTGGTATTGACCCGACGATCTTGGATCGTATGGCTCAAGAAGTAAAAGAATTGGTTGAACTAGGTGTTCAAGTCGGTGTTGTTATCGGTGGCGGTAACCTTTTCCGCGGTGCTGGTCTTGCTGAAGCCGGTATGAATCGCGTTGTTGGTGACCACATGGGTATGCTTGCAACGGTAATGAACGGCCTTGCAATGCGTGACGCTCTACACCGTGCTTATGTGAATGCACGTGTAATGTCAGCAATCCCTCTTAAAGGTGTGTGTGACGACTACAATTGGGCAGACGCAATCAGTCAACTACGTCAAGGTCGTGTTGTGATCTTCTCTGCTGGTACTGGTAACCCATTCTTCACTACGGATTCTGCTGCATGTTTACGTGGTATCGAAATCGAAGCTGACGTCGTTCTAAAAGCGACAAAGGTAGATGGTGTATTTACTGCTGACCCTGTAGCAAACCCAGAAGCAGAGCTGTATGATACGTTGTCTTACAATACAGTTCTTGATAAAGAACTTAAAGTAATGGATTTGGCTGCATTTACGCTAGCACGTGATCACAAAATGCCAATCCGTGTATTTAACATGAATAAACCAGGCGCACTACGTCGCGTGGTTATGGGTGAAACTGAAGGTACATTAATCAGCGACGCTGACTAA
- the map gene encoding type I methionyl aminopeptidase — protein sequence MAVKIKTAEEIQKMRVACKLASEILEMIEPHIQVGTTTEELNQICHDYAMERGAYSAPLDYHGFPKSICTSINHIVCHGIPASQDETGSTGQFKPAVLKDGDILNVDITVIIPDDENADLSVRPQGYHGDTSKMFLVGDVSPANKRLCMVAQEALYEGMRQVKPGVQLGQIGTAIEKYIKTNNKNNPRAKFSIVKDYCGHGIGSEFHEDPQVVHYKNNDRTVLKAGMCFTIEPMINAGKFGCRLDDEDSWTVYTADSKNSAQWEHTLVVTDTGCEVLTLRSDDTIPRIMKNA from the coding sequence ATGGCTGTAAAAATTAAAACTGCTGAAGAAATTCAAAAAATGCGCGTCGCTTGTAAGCTGGCTTCTGAAATTCTAGAGATGATCGAACCTCATATCCAAGTAGGTACAACGACAGAAGAGCTAAACCAAATCTGTCACGACTACGCAATGGAAAGAGGCGCATACTCAGCACCACTTGATTACCACGGTTTCCCTAAGTCAATCTGTACGTCTATCAACCACATTGTGTGTCACGGTATTCCAGCATCACAAGACGAGACGGGTAGCACGGGTCAATTCAAACCTGCGGTACTAAAAGATGGCGACATTCTGAACGTTGATATCACGGTAATCATACCTGATGACGAAAACGCAGACCTAAGCGTTCGTCCACAAGGTTACCATGGTGACACATCTAAGATGTTCTTAGTTGGTGATGTATCACCGGCAAACAAACGCCTATGCATGGTTGCTCAAGAAGCCCTTTACGAAGGCATGCGTCAAGTTAAGCCTGGAGTTCAACTTGGTCAAATCGGTACGGCGATCGAGAAGTACATCAAAACAAACAATAAGAATAACCCACGCGCTAAGTTCTCGATCGTAAAAGATTACTGCGGCCACGGCATTGGTTCTGAGTTCCACGAAGATCCACAAGTGGTTCACTACAAAAACAACGACCGTACCGTGCTAAAAGCGGGGATGTGTTTCACTATCGAGCCTATGATCAATGCGGGTAAGTTTGGTTGCCGCCTAGATGACGAAGATAGCTGGACAGTTTATACGGCAGACAGCAAGAACTCTGCTCAGTGGGAACACACTCTCGTTGTTACCGATACTGGCTGTGAAGTACTAACACTACGCAGCGATGATACCATTCCACGTATCATGAAAAACGCTTAG
- a CDS encoding isoprenyl transferase has translation MHNSQAFTDSLPKHIAIIMDGNGRWAKAQGKPRVFGHKNGVQAVRKTISSAARLGIKAVTLFAFSSENWRRPEEEVGILMELFISVLSSEVKKLHKNNLQLRVIGDKSRFNDRLQKKIEEAEALTSTNTGMVINIAANYGGKWDIQQAMTSIAQKVKSGNINVEDIDEAMITQHLTMSDIPEVDLLIRTSGECRISNFMLWQLAYAEMYFTEQFWPDFNEDSLVEAVTWFVNRERRFGCTGEQIKALMDS, from the coding sequence ATGCATAATTCTCAAGCGTTCACAGACTCTCTTCCTAAACACATTGCTATCATCATGGACGGCAATGGCCGCTGGGCAAAAGCTCAGGGCAAACCTCGCGTCTTTGGCCATAAAAACGGCGTTCAGGCTGTTCGTAAAACCATCTCTTCTGCTGCCAGGCTTGGCATTAAAGCCGTTACTTTATTTGCATTTAGTAGTGAAAACTGGCGTCGTCCTGAAGAAGAAGTCGGAATCTTGATGGAACTGTTTATTTCAGTGCTGTCGAGCGAAGTGAAAAAGCTTCATAAGAATAATCTACAACTTCGTGTTATTGGTGATAAAAGTCGTTTTAATGATCGACTACAAAAGAAGATAGAAGAAGCGGAAGCTTTGACTAGCACTAATACCGGTATGGTTATTAATATTGCGGCTAACTACGGCGGAAAGTGGGATATTCAGCAAGCAATGACCTCTATTGCTCAAAAGGTAAAGTCTGGCAATATTAATGTAGAAGACATTGATGAAGCTATGATTACACAACACCTTACGATGTCTGATATTCCTGAGGTTGATCTACTTATTCGTACCAGTGGTGAGTGCCGCATTAGCAACTTTATGCTTTGGCAGTTGGCTTACGCTGAAATGTATTTCACTGAACAATTCTGGCCAGACTTTAATGAAGACAGCTTAGTTGAAGCTGTGACTTGGTTTGTAAACCGTGAGCGTCGCTTTGGATGCACCGGTGAGCAAATTAAAGCTCTGATGGACAGTTAA
- the rpsB gene encoding 30S ribosomal protein S2, with protein MATVSMRDMLKAGVHFGHQTRYWNPKMKPFIFGARNKVHIINLEKTVPMFNDALAEIAKVGEKKGKVLFVGTKRAASEAVKEAAINSNQFYVNNRWLGGMLTNYKTVRQSIKRLKELEAQAQDGTFDKLTKKEALMRTREMEKLEKSLGGIKNMGGLPDALFVIDADHEHIAVKEANNLGIPVYAIVDTNSNPDGVDFVIPGNDDAIRAVQLYLNAAADAVKEGRNKDVAAVAAEKDGFVEAE; from the coding sequence ATGGCAACTGTATCAATGCGCGATATGCTTAAAGCTGGTGTTCACTTCGGTCACCAAACTCGTTACTGGAACCCAAAAATGAAGCCATTCATCTTTGGTGCTCGTAACAAAGTACATATCATCAACCTAGAAAAAACTGTACCAATGTTCAACGACGCTCTAGCTGAAATCGCTAAAGTTGGCGAGAAGAAAGGTAAAGTTCTTTTTGTTGGTACTAAGCGCGCTGCATCTGAAGCTGTTAAAGAAGCTGCTATCAACAGCAACCAGTTCTACGTTAACAACCGCTGGTTAGGCGGTATGCTAACGAACTACAAAACTGTTCGTCAGTCTATTAAGCGTCTGAAAGAACTTGAAGCGCAAGCTCAAGACGGTACTTTCGACAAGCTTACTAAGAAAGAAGCTCTAATGCGTACTCGCGAAATGGAGAAGCTAGAGAAGTCTCTTGGTGGTATCAAGAACATGGGCGGCCTACCAGACGCTCTATTCGTAATCGATGCTGATCACGAACACATCGCAGTTAAAGAAGCAAACAACCTAGGTATCCCAGTTTACGCTATTGTTGATACTAACTCTAACCCAGACGGCGTTGACTTCGTTATCCCAGGTAACGATGATGCAATCCGTGCAGTACAGCTTTACCTAAATGCTGCTGCAGACGCGGTTAAAGAAGGTCGTAACAAAGATGTTGCTGCTGTAGCTGCTGAAAAAGACGGTTTTGTAGAAGCTGAATAA
- a CDS encoding YqcC family protein: MTAATKLPILLQQLEQQMRQCSLWSDVPPSDEALGSVEPFAIDSLQPEEWLQWIFIVKINAMMNAQMTLPKGFAIHPYFGEVWKNEAGKAELLVTIQSIDEVCA; the protein is encoded by the coding sequence ATGACAGCAGCCACAAAGTTACCTATTTTACTTCAACAATTAGAACAACAAATGCGCCAATGTTCGCTGTGGAGTGATGTTCCACCTTCGGACGAAGCTCTAGGCAGTGTTGAGCCTTTCGCGATTGATTCTCTGCAACCGGAAGAGTGGTTGCAGTGGATCTTTATCGTTAAGATTAACGCAATGATGAATGCACAAATGACTCTACCAAAGGGCTTCGCGATTCATCCTTACTTTGGTGAAGTGTGGAAAAATGAGGCAGGTAAGGCCGAATTGCTAGTGACGATTCAGAGCATTGATGAGGTATGCGCGTAA
- a CDS encoding DUF3461 family protein: MYPNLTGLGIHEPKQIERYSLRQEAHKDILKIYFRKQKGELFAKSVKFKYPRQVKSVLVSGGNNQYKEVTEINRNLTLVIDELNKITKPTPTTEMDVKQKILTDLRHLEKVVSSKISEIEADLEKLK; this comes from the coding sequence ATGTATCCAAACCTCACTGGCTTAGGTATCCACGAACCTAAGCAGATTGAACGTTACTCCCTTCGCCAAGAAGCACACAAAGATATTCTCAAGATTTACTTCCGTAAACAGAAAGGCGAACTGTTTGCAAAAAGCGTTAAGTTTAAATACCCAAGACAAGTAAAAAGTGTGCTTGTTAGCGGTGGTAACAATCAATACAAAGAAGTGACAGAGATAAACCGTAATCTCACGCTTGTGATTGATGAACTGAACAAGATCACCAAACCAACACCAACCACTGAGATGGATGTGAAGCAGAAAATTCTGACTGACTTACGCCACTTAGAGAAAGTAGTCTCGAGTAAGATCTCAGAGATCGAAGCCGATCTAGAAAAGCTAAAATGA
- the tsf gene encoding translation elongation factor Ts, with protein MATVTAALVKELRERTAAGMMECKKALVAAEGDIELAIENMRKSGAAKAAKKAGNVAAEGAIIIKEANGAAALLEVNCQTDFVAKDAGFLAFANEVAEVALAERLEIADLQAKFEDARIALVTKIGENINIRRVQFVEGVALASYRHGEKIGVVVAGEGEAETLKHIAMHVAASRPEFLNPEDVPADVVEKEKAVQVEIAMNEGKPAEIAEKMVVGRMKKFTGEISLTGQAFIMEPKQTVGAILKEKGASVSSFVRLEVGEGIEKTAEMSFADEVAAVQKG; from the coding sequence ATGGCAACTGTAACTGCAGCTCTAGTTAAAGAACTTCGTGAACGCACAGCTGCGGGCATGATGGAATGTAAAAAAGCGCTTGTTGCTGCTGAAGGCGACATCGAGCTAGCAATTGAAAACATGCGTAAATCTGGTGCAGCAAAAGCAGCTAAAAAAGCTGGTAACGTTGCGGCTGAAGGCGCAATCATCATCAAAGAAGCAAACGGCGCTGCTGCTCTTCTTGAAGTTAACTGCCAAACTGATTTCGTTGCTAAAGATGCAGGTTTCCTTGCATTCGCTAACGAAGTTGCTGAAGTTGCTCTAGCAGAGCGTCTAGAGATCGCAGATCTTCAAGCTAAATTTGAAGACGCGCGTATCGCACTAGTAACTAAGATCGGTGAAAACATCAACATCCGTCGCGTACAATTCGTTGAAGGTGTTGCTCTAGCTTCTTACCGTCACGGTGAGAAAATCGGTGTTGTTGTTGCTGGTGAAGGCGAAGCTGAAACTCTTAAGCACATTGCAATGCACGTTGCTGCATCACGTCCTGAGTTCCTAAACCCAGAAGACGTACCTGCAGACGTAGTTGAGAAAGAAAAAGCAGTTCAAGTTGAAATCGCTATGAACGAAGGCAAACCAGCTGAAATCGCAGAGAAAATGGTTGTTGGCCGTATGAAGAAATTCACGGGCGAAATCTCTCTAACTGGTCAAGCTTTCATCATGGAGCCTAAGCAAACTGTTGGCGCTATCCTTAAAGAGAAAGGCGCTTCAGTATCTAGCTTCGTACGTCTAGAAGTTGGTGAAGGCATCGAGAAAACTGCTGAAATGAGCTTCGCTGACGAAGTTGCAGCGGTACAAAAAGGTTAA
- the truC gene encoding tRNA pseudouridine(65) synthase TruC, with the protein MLEIIYQDEYFVAVNKPAGMLVHRSWLDKHETQFVMQTLRDQIGQHVFPLHRLDRPTSGVLVFALSSEVASEVMPMFANHEMQKTYHAIVRGWIEAGDTLDYALKVELDKIADKFAKEDKEAQEAVTVYEPLAKVEVPYSTGRFPTSRYCLVKMLPKTGRKHQLRRHMAHLRHPIVGDTSHGDGKHNRLFRDDLDSHRLLLHASELRFIHPFTQEELVMKANLDETWLRLFETFDWDIKLLDAPA; encoded by the coding sequence ATGTTAGAGATCATTTATCAAGATGAGTATTTTGTCGCGGTGAATAAACCTGCGGGCATGCTAGTGCATCGTTCATGGTTGGATAAGCATGAGACTCAATTTGTGATGCAAACACTGCGTGATCAAATTGGTCAGCATGTATTCCCTCTGCATCGCTTAGACCGCCCAACGTCTGGCGTATTGGTGTTTGCGCTGTCGAGCGAGGTTGCCTCTGAGGTGATGCCAATGTTCGCTAACCATGAGATGCAGAAAACCTATCATGCAATTGTTAGAGGCTGGATAGAGGCGGGTGATACTCTAGACTACGCACTCAAGGTTGAGCTGGATAAGATTGCGGATAAGTTCGCGAAAGAAGACAAAGAAGCGCAAGAGGCGGTGACGGTCTATGAACCGCTAGCAAAAGTAGAAGTGCCATATTCAACGGGGCGTTTTCCAACGAGTCGCTATTGTCTTGTTAAGATGTTGCCAAAGACAGGTCGCAAACATCAGTTGCGCCGTCATATGGCTCACTTAAGACACCCAATCGTGGGCGATACTTCCCATGGTGATGGTAAGCACAACCGACTGTTTCGTGATGACCTCGATTCGCATCGTTTGTTACTGCATGCTTCTGAGTTGCGATTCATTCATCCTTTTACCCAAGAAGAGTTAGTGATGAAGGCTAACCTTGATGAAACGTGGCTAAGGTTGTTTGAAACCTTTGATTGGGATATCAAGTTATTAGATGCTCCAGCTTGA
- a CDS encoding DUF3301 domain-containing protein, which yields MIDNLLAILMLCFFCFLFWQQRRQSELAKTAIARKCKELDLQLLSVAFSGHKLKMRHELTTIWRWHTVYQFEFSALGDDCYQGKLTMVGFRSMRFELQPHRM from the coding sequence ATGATAGATAACTTATTGGCTATTTTAATGCTGTGCTTCTTTTGCTTTTTATTTTGGCAACAGCGCAGGCAATCAGAGCTTGCGAAAACTGCCATTGCGAGAAAGTGTAAAGAACTAGACTTACAGTTGCTAAGTGTCGCTTTCAGTGGTCATAAGCTTAAGATGCGCCATGAATTGACCACGATTTGGCGCTGGCACACTGTGTACCAATTTGAATTTTCAGCGTTAGGTGATGACTGCTACCAAGGCAAGCTGACCATGGTTGGCTTCCGCTCGATGCGGTTTGAGCTACAGCCCCATCGAATGTAA
- a CDS encoding DUF3549 family protein gives METIHTLTQLLKNSGCQYDIYDLGRRIQKIDNTLFSDVEQGKQPYPFPLQKQAHLAISYWNEHKQPWIWFLKFKLDERGLLHQGDVGNFLKFVIEAMGTRLNGEISEEQQQKLSNNPYTFKPSEDKMAVFHSQVRAGLDLATSQYYEHAQHYFTGELGWDNWKTVGLQGITDMCARLGSQQNGVAIRKALNKLPSEPLYATLGALEHTQINDKLAQRLQEMAESQITSKEPDLFLLSALVRALSGAEQGITNNIINQVLASPRLSHQEVLIGLAGRSWHALQDPAIAEQFLLRLAQTGNQNLFNQLFADLVMIPTLRMVFLPLLSSNPSPELANALVELQQAAKAQ, from the coding sequence ATGGAAACAATTCACACGCTCACTCAGTTGCTTAAGAATAGCGGTTGCCAATACGATATCTACGACCTAGGTCGTCGCATTCAGAAGATCGACAACACCTTATTTTCTGATGTTGAGCAAGGGAAACAGCCGTACCCGTTTCCACTTCAAAAACAAGCTCACTTAGCCATTAGCTACTGGAACGAACACAAACAGCCATGGATTTGGTTTCTAAAATTCAAACTGGATGAAAGAGGCCTGTTGCATCAAGGTGATGTGGGTAATTTCCTGAAGTTTGTTATCGAAGCAATGGGCACACGTTTGAACGGCGAGATCAGCGAGGAGCAACAACAAAAGCTGTCAAACAACCCTTATACCTTTAAGCCTTCTGAAGACAAAATGGCCGTGTTCCATAGCCAAGTAAGAGCAGGTTTAGACCTCGCGACGAGCCAATATTACGAACACGCTCAGCATTACTTCACTGGTGAGCTAGGCTGGGATAACTGGAAAACGGTTGGCCTGCAAGGCATCACAGATATGTGTGCTCGCTTAGGTAGCCAGCAAAACGGTGTCGCGATTCGCAAAGCGCTCAATAAACTGCCATCAGAACCTCTATACGCCACACTGGGGGCACTTGAACATACGCAAATCAATGACAAGCTCGCGCAACGTTTGCAAGAAATGGCAGAGAGTCAGATCACAAGTAAAGAGCCGGACCTATTCTTGCTGTCTGCGTTGGTTCGTGCCCTTTCAGGTGCAGAACAAGGGATCACGAATAACATCATTAACCAAGTTCTGGCTAGCCCACGCTTGAGCCACCAAGAAGTATTAATTGGTTTAGCGGGTCGCAGCTGGCATGCGCTACAAGATCCTGCGATTGCTGAGCAATTCTTGTTACGTCTCGCACAAACGGGCAACCAAAACCTGTTCAACCAATTATTTGCAGATTTAGTGATGATTCCGACGTTGAGAATGGTATTTTTACCTTTACTGAGCTCAAACCCATCGCCTGAGCTTGCTAATGCCTTAGTTGAACTACAGCAAGCGGCAAAAGCTCAATAA
- the frr gene encoding ribosome recycling factor, which yields MINEIKKDAQERMVKSVDALKNSLQKIRTGRAHPSLLSGITVEYYGAPTPLTQVANVIAEDARTLAITVFDKTLTPLVEKAIMTSDLGLNPMSAGTVIRVPLPPLTEERRKDLVKIVRGEAEGGRVAIRNIRRDANGDLKALLKDKEISEDEDRKAQDEIQKLTDAAVKNVDEVLATKEKELMEV from the coding sequence GTGATTAACGAAATTAAAAAAGACGCTCAAGAGCGCATGGTAAAAAGTGTTGATGCACTAAAAAACAGCCTGCAAAAGATTCGTACGGGTCGTGCTCACCCTAGCTTACTTTCTGGCATTACTGTGGAGTACTACGGTGCACCAACGCCTTTGACTCAAGTCGCGAACGTGATTGCAGAAGATGCGCGAACACTAGCAATTACAGTGTTTGATAAAACACTGACGCCTCTAGTAGAAAAAGCGATCATGACATCTGACCTGGGTTTAAACCCTATGTCAGCTGGTACAGTTATTCGTGTTCCACTTCCACCGCTAACGGAAGAGCGTCGTAAAGACCTCGTGAAAATTGTTCGTGGCGAAGCTGAAGGTGGCCGTGTTGCTATCCGTAATATCCGTCGTGACGCGAATGGCGATCTAAAAGCGCTTCTTAAAGATAAAGAAATCTCTGAAGACGAAGATCGTAAAGCACAAGACGAAATTCAAAAGCTAACTGACGCTGCGGTTAAGAACGTAGATGAAGTTCTAGCCACTAAAGAAAAAGAGTTGATGGAAGTTTAA